One genomic region from Nostoc sphaeroides encodes:
- a CDS encoding CCE_0567 family metalloprotein, whose amino-acid sequence MQAEETSIEELQAKIRRLNSKAGQMKMDLHDLAEGLPTDYKQLMDVAAATYEIYRQLDELKQHLKQLENAK is encoded by the coding sequence GTGCAAGCAGAAGAAACGAGCATTGAGGAACTACAAGCAAAAATCAGACGGCTCAACAGCAAAGCAGGTCAAATGAAGATGGATCTGCATGATTTAGCTGAAGGTCTGCCAACAGATTACAAACAACTTATGGATGTTGCCGCCGCAACTTATGAAATCTATCGCCAGTTAGATGAACTTAAGCAACATCTAAAACAATTGGAGAATGCCAAATGA
- a CDS encoding NifX-associated nitrogen fixation protein: MTANNSVNGTATTEVLNSPFLKVLIKQIRGQDSYGVYRTWSDELILKPFIVTKQKKREISVEGEVDAVTQARIMAFFRAVAAGIEQETGLISQVVVDLSHEGFGWALVFSGRLLLAVKTLRDAHRFGFDSLEKLAEEGENYVKKGLDLAKRFPEVGKI, from the coding sequence ATGACCGCAAATAATAGTGTGAACGGAACCGCTACAACTGAAGTCTTGAACTCACCTTTTCTTAAGGTATTAATCAAACAAATCCGTGGTCAAGACAGTTATGGAGTTTATCGTACTTGGTCGGATGAGTTGATTCTCAAACCCTTTATTGTTACCAAACAAAAGAAACGGGAAATATCCGTTGAGGGCGAAGTTGATGCGGTAACTCAAGCCCGGATTATGGCATTTTTTCGAGCTGTAGCGGCTGGGATTGAACAAGAAACAGGTTTGATATCCCAGGTTGTAGTTGATTTGAGCCATGAAGGATTTGGCTGGGCGCTAGTTTTTTCTGGTCGTCTTTTGCTAGCTGTAAAAACCTTGCGAGATGCTCATCGCTTTGGCTTTGACTCGCTAGAGAAATTGGCAGAAGAAGGAGAAAACTACGTCAAAAAAGGTCTTGATTTGGCAAAGCGCTTTCCTGAAGTTGGCAAAATTTAA
- the nifX gene encoding nitrogen fixation protein NifX — translation MKIAFTTSDRVHINAHFGWAKMIDVYEISDEGYHFVETLTFEGELKEDGNEDKITPKLEAIGDCTIVYVTAIGGSAAARLIKKGVTPVKARSEEEEISEVLNKLVKTLKGNPPPWLRKALQPKTTNFADEIEDEATV, via the coding sequence ATGAAAATAGCCTTCACGACGAGCGACCGAGTTCATATTAACGCCCACTTCGGATGGGCAAAAATGATTGATGTTTACGAAATTTCCGATGAGGGATATCACTTCGTAGAAACCCTCACTTTTGAAGGCGAACTCAAAGAAGATGGGAATGAAGACAAAATCACCCCAAAACTTGAAGCAATAGGCGACTGTACGATTGTTTACGTAACAGCAATTGGTGGTAGTGCCGCCGCTCGGTTAATCAAGAAAGGTGTCACCCCAGTGAAGGCGCGATCGGAAGAAGAAGAAATTAGCGAAGTGCTAAATAAGCTAGTGAAAACCCTCAAAGGTAATCCTCCACCTTGGTTGCGTAAAGCTTTGCAGCCAAAAACCACAAACTTTGCTGATGAAATTGAAGACGAAGCAACAGTATGA